The bacterium sequence CACCGGACGGGAGGCCGACGACGATGCCCGAGAAGATGATCAGCGAGATGCCGTTGCCGATCCCGCGTTCGGTCACCTGCTCACCGAGCCACATGATGAACGCGGTGCCCGCGGTCAACGTGATCATCGTGGTGAGCCGGAAGCCCCAGCCGGGCTCGAGGACCGCGCCCTGACCGAACTGCCCGTTCTCGAGGGCGATCGACATGAGAAAGCTCTGGAAGAGCGCGAGCGCGATCGTGGCGTAGCGGGTCCACTGCGTGATCCGCTTCTGGCCTTCGCTGCCTTCCTTCTTCAGGCGCTCGAGGGCGGGAATCACCACCGTCAGGAGCTGGAAGATGATGCTCGCGGAGATGTAGGGCATGATGCCCAGAGCGAAGATCGAGAGCTGCTCCATCGCGCCACCGGAGAAGACGTTCAGCAGGCCGAACATCGTCCCCTCCATCTGCGTGAAGAAGTTCCGGATGACGTTTCCGTTGATGCCGGGCGTGACGACGATGCACCCCACCCGGTAGACGGCCAGCATGGCCGCCGTGAAGAAGATGCGGCGGCGCAGCTCTTCGATTCGGAAGACGTTCTGGAGCGCCTCGATCACTTCAGATCTTCTCCACGCTTCCGCCAGCGGCCTCGATCTTGGCCGCTGCTGCTGCGCTGATCTTGTTGACGGAGAGCTTGAGGCCCTTCGGCGCGTCGCCCTCGGCGAGCACCTTGACCGGCTTGCCGGATCCGCGGACGAGGCCCTTGTCGACCATCGCCTTCACGTCGACCTCGGCGTTGTCACCGAAGACCGCGAGCGCCGCGAGGTTCACGACGTCGTTTTCGACCCGGAAGCGGTTCTGGAAGCCCTTCTTCGGAACGCGCT is a genomic window containing:
- the rplO gene encoding 50S ribosomal protein L15; this encodes MLNELSPNRGSRSPRKRVGRGPGSGKGKTCGTGVKGQGTRSGKKIKPWFEGGQMPLYQRVPKKGFQNRFRVENDVVNLAALAVFGDNAEVDVKAMVDKGLVRGSGKPVKVLAEGDAPKGLKLSVNKISAAAAAKIEAAGGSVEKI